GTTAtctacaagaaactcactttAAAGATTCACATGACTGCTTTCCAGAAGACCGAGTGGAAGTCCAGGGAATTGCTCATAATGGCAAGTGAAGAAATTAAGACTGTTCagtagcaggaaaccctggtggcatagtggttaagtgctacagctgctaaccaagaggtcagtagttggaatcgggtaggcactccttggaaattgtatggggcagttctactctgtcctataaggtcgttatgagtcggaattgacttgacggcagtgggtttggtttttgtttttatccagTAGAAATTCAAAAGTATTTGTCAGCGTTCAAGAATCCCCTTGGTGCTGTGGCTAAGATACTGAAGACCAAGATTTCTGTTCCTAGAAATGAGTTGTTGCAGAAGCTGGACCCACTTGAACAAGCAAAAGTGAATTTAGTTTCTATATACATATTAAATTTGATGTTTTGTGTTTATTTGGCAATTCCAGGAGTTAATCCTATGGGACATCCAGTAAAGCAGGAACTGGAAAGAATGAGAGTATACGTGAACAGAGTCAAGGAAATAACAGACAAGAAAAAGGCTGGCAAGCTGGACAAGAGTGCAACTTCaagatttgtaaaaaaaaatgccccatgGGAACCCAAACCTAAAAATGCAGCAAATGTTgccaataaaagaaaaagttaaaactAACTTTTTGGTTTTGAGATACACATATTCAAAAAGTacatcatttttattgttttccacAAAATAGATGATAACTACGGGGCACTGCAAGGTTTAAATGTATTCCTTATTGACTTCATATATAAGATTTACACTTGAAATTTGTAATGCTGAATGCTTTTTTCCCAGAAAGAGTGAGTTATCTTTACTGATTTTTCTATAGAGAGCTTTGAAGTTTTAACATTGTGGCTTATATTATACTTCGCCATCTCTTGATGAGCTCTTTATTTCTCTGTATGGGTCAATTTTCAAGTGCCATTTTACAAACAACtgtgaaatttaagttaaatgTTCTTTGTAAATATTTAGGCTATTTTAAATGTACCTTATATAAAATATGCTATCTGAAGGCAGTTTTCACTATATAATATTAAGACAGAATGAAATGACTTAAACATCCACTTTTTTTGTGTAGTTACTTTATCAtgttttcatgatattaggaattattatttttttacaatATTAGAGGTGTGAAATTAAAACTTTAAGGTTACACTTTAATCCTTGGCACTTCTATGtcccatttaaaataaaatacactttCTTAATTTTAGATGGGAAATGAGGTTGTATGTTGAGAGTTGAATTTTGGCATAAAGGCTATACCCTATCAATAAAGGCTGTAAAAgttgagaaataaataaatataaagattcagctaggttaaaagtaaaaggatagaTAAAAATATACCATGATAACTCTAATCAAAGAATCCTGGAGTACTTTTAGCTTTTAGTGGTTTCTGATTCAGAAAAAGCAGGcttcagaacaaggaatactATCAACAATAAAAAAGGCCACTACATAAAGATAAAACGATTAATTCCCAAGAAGACTTGACAATCCTAAATATGTATGCACTTAAcaataaagtataaaaatatatgaagcaaaaactcATAAAAGTGccaggagaaatagacaaatcctcCATCAGAGTTGGAAACTTCCACACCTCTCTGTCAGTAATCGATAGATCAGATAGGCACAAATGAACATCACTATCAACTTAACCTAATTGTCATTTATAAAACTTCCATCTGACAAGAGAATATACATACTTCTTCAACTCACATAGCGTGTTCTCTAAAATAGATCATATTCTGTACCATAGAACACAActtaactaattaaaaaaaaatagtaataatcacACGGagtttgttctcagaccacaatgggattaaactagaaatcaataacagaaagatagttGGAAAATCTCTCAAGTACTTTAGAAATTTTTATTGGTTAGTACTTGAGTATCTCTCTGTTTGACTCATCACAATACTCTGACTCTTCCTAGAACTTAATTCTAGGAAAAATAACCTCTAAATTAAGggaattgttctttattgtttgaaATGGCACTCAGAGGTGACGGATCATATAAATTAAGAGAGACATCTCAGGTGTTAGACCAACTTCAGAACAAGACACTAGTGTCATAGTTTGTTGGTTCTAAACAAGTCATTTAAATGCCATAAGTTTAAATGCTTACCTCATAGGTTTGGTGGACATAACAATTTATGAAATTCATTGTGTTTGTTTCCTATGGTtgctataacaaattatcacaaactagGTGACTTAATACAACAGATatttttattctgtcacagtcctgAAGGCCAGATGTACAATTCAGTTTCACTGAGACAAAATCGAGCTATTGGCAAGGTCACATTGCCTATGGAGGTAATAGCAAAGAATCCCTCCCTTACCTCTTCCAGTTTTAGGTGGCTTCCAGCATTACTTGGCTTGTAGCAACATCTTTTCAATCTCTGTGTGGGtcttcacattgccttctcctctgtgagccttctcttctctgtctaTATCAAATTTCTCTCTATCTCCCTCTTTTAAAGATAAGTGTGATGATATTTAGAGGCTACtctgataatccaggataatctacCTATCtcaaaatcctcaacataatcacatctacaaagacACATTTTCTAAATAAGGTAACATTTATAGATTCCAGGGCTTAGAACCTGATATCTTTGAGGCCACAATTCATCCTACTGTGTAcaataaatatatttcatatCAGAGAATGGCCTCAAAAATCACATATCTAATGTGGCTGAATAGATAATCCAAATTAGAATGATACACCTAGAAATATCTAGAAAGATGATTTCAATAAAACTTACTGAAGATCACTCATTTATTATGTCTGTGTTAGGGCTTGATAAAAAAGATAATATCTTTCAattctaacatttttattttcacgAGAAATATAAGTGAACACAGATGTATTAGCAAAGATGATAGCAGTCAGGCTAAAATGTTCTTCCTAAAGTTGTACTAAAAATCAGATCAAACTCTATAGACAACTTTGGCCAGAATCACTTTGCTTCTCAGTTCTAATaagaaaatttaggaaaaaactAATTCCAGAATAAATGCCAGGCTTACATTTATTCAGGTTGGATGTTGCTTAGGATGGAATTAAAGACCTACAcccaacccaaaacaaaacaaaacaaaacccctggGCCACATAGCTTTACCAGAGAGTTCTActgaacattcagagaagagatgacaccaattctactaaaactattccagaacatagaaaaaggaagaatactccctaattctctgtatgaagccagcataaccctgatgtcAAAGAGAGGCAAAGATGtcacaaaaaaggaaattggagaagaatatccttcatgaatagacacaaaaattctcaaaaaaatactAGCCAACAGAATACAACGGtgtatcaataataataataatacatcgtattcaggtgggattcataccagggatggaAGAGTGGTTCAacatagaaaatcaatcaatgtaattcaacacataaaacaaaggaaaaagaattacatgatcatctcaaccaatgcagaaaaggcatttaataaaatactgataaaaactctcagcaaaatggtaATGGAAGGGAAATCCCTCAGCATAATTAAAGACATATATTCAAAATCAatggccaacattattctcaacagaaAGAGATTGAAAGCACTACCCTTGAGTatggaaacaagacaaggatgtccattatcaccactcttattcagtattGTAACAGAAGTCCTAGCCGGAGAaacaaggcaagaaagggaaataaatacatccaaattggtaaggaagcagTAAAACTATTGCTAtcagcagatgacatgatcctatacataaaaGATCTCatagattccacaagaaagttaaGGGTACTAATAGAAGTTTTCAGCAAAGTGGCAGTGtaaaagatcaacacacaaaaatcagttggactcttGTACACTAGCAAGGAGAactccaaaaaaagaaatcaaggaaacaataccatttacaatagccccccaaaggataaaatacctaggatgAATCTAACCAGGGGCATAAAAGACTAACACTAGAAAAATctacaaaacagtactgcaaaaaaccaaaagagaactacataaatggaaaaacatacagtgctcatggattagaagatTTTACATTGTGATAATGTTAGTACtaaccaaagtgatctatagatataatgagATCCGGATCCAAAtcccagcaacattctttaacaaaatggaaaaactaatctccaattttatgtggaaaggaatgaggccccaaatagctaaagaattattgaagaagaagaacaaagtaggaagcctcacatttcctgatatcagaacttactatacagccatggtaatcaaaatgacagacacgtagaccaaagGAACAGCACTAAGAATCCAGAAGTAAACCAATCCAGCTATGGatagctgatcttcaacaaagggttgaagtccattcagtggagaagagatagtctctttaacaaactgcgctggcaaaactggatatctgtttgcagaaaaatgaaacaggatccatacctcacaccttacacaaaaactaaatcaaaatggatcaaagacttaaatgttaaacctaaaaatataaaattcctGCATGATAACATAGGGGCAAAGCTAGGCATcataatttatggcataaatacactatcaagcataactaaaatgcacaaacaacagaaaataaactagataaccaggacctcctaaaaattaaatacttaagctcatcaaaatgCTTTACCGaaagtgtaaaaagagaacctacagactgggaaagaaaaattggctatgacatacctgacaagggtctaatccctAAAACATGTTGAaaatttcaacacctcaacaacaaaaagacgcacaacccaatcaaaaaaatgggcaaagggcatgaacagacactttaccaaagaaaacattcaggcagctaacaaacacatgaaaagatgtttgcaatcattagccattagaaagatctgaatcaaaactataatgagatactatcacacccctgcaaaaatggcactgaacaaaaaaaactgaaaattacaAATGCCAGCACTGTTGTgagaagattggaactctcatacactctttgggggattgtaaaatggtacaaccactatggaaaaagctatggcacttcctcaaaaagctagaaataggaataccatatgattccacaatcccactcctaggtatatatcctagagaaataagagcagtgacaccaATAGAcgtatgcatacccatgttcctTGCATCATTATTTGTATTAGCA
This DNA window, taken from Loxodonta africana isolate mLoxAfr1 chromosome 9, mLoxAfr1.hap2, whole genome shotgun sequence, encodes the following:
- the LOC100664162 gene encoding nuclear nucleic acid-binding protein C1D-like, whose amino-acid sequence is MASEEINCFYPVEIQKYLSAFKNPLGAVAKILKTKISVPRNELLQKLDPLEQAKVNLVSIYILNLMFCVYLAIPGVNPMGHPVKQELERMRVYVNRVKEITDKKKAGKLDKSATSRFVKKNAPWEPKPKNAANVANKRKS